One window of the Tubulanus polymorphus chromosome 11, tnTubPoly1.2, whole genome shotgun sequence genome contains the following:
- the LOC141913366 gene encoding neuronal acetylcholine receptor subunit alpha-10-like, translating into MWIILSCIFFIIVAEKVNSVLAGSRRLNRGGRRGRGESIDREYRSNEYKIKQKLMKGYDKTSRPVKNDNSTIKLNIAMSLFHILDTNEKHQTFSSLVSVRLRWVDEYLHWNPAQFGNVTSIHIPAYDIWIPDLVISNHADDTFSGFLNTYAVIQSSGDVLWMFPAVVKIYCSLDVRHFPFDQQHCDIVFISWTYNGFQLDIYYNKSYKNTVYYTSENQEWYVNKITEDRHEKKYACCDEPYPDVTFTIHMSRRSLFYVFNLIFPCMLIYVVSMLGFFLPIESGEKVNLEITILLALVVFLMIIGETLPPTPDAIPLLGMLFGTTMLMVSVALIMGVIVTNIHLRRYSDQEVPAFVRRIFLRCKCHRKSKVKVRTSMPNRDTIELDALASNGTETEALAPNTPRSRMNGTLKRDVTGHRLAYASREGSITDIDQEVVLPLRSSIATHCKCHGPEGWTACAKFLDRLFFWMFFTASVLAFFFIFYQVPIHVFRDPKPPS; encoded by the exons GGAGTCGACGACTGAACCGAGGGGGTCGGCGCGGAAGAGGAGAAAGTATCGACCGCGAGTACAGATCGAATGAGTACAAGATCAAACAGAAACTAATGAAGGGTTACGACAAAACTTCGCGACCGGTTAAAAATGACAATTCTACGATTAAACTCAATATAGCCATGTCTCTATTCCACATCCTTGACACG AATGaaaaacaccagacattttcGTCGTTAGTGTCGGTACGACTG CGTTGGGTGGATGAATATTTGCATTGGAATCCGGCTCAGTTCGGTAACGTAACGTCCATTCACATTCCCGCCTACGATATCTGGATACCAGATTTAGTGATCAGTAATCA CGCCGATGATACTTTCAGCGGATTTTTGAACACCTATGCAGTCATCCAGTCTTCCGGCGACGTACTGTGGATGTTTCCGGCCGTCGTGAAAATCTACTGCAGCCTCGACGTGCGCCATTTTCCGTTCGACCAGCAACACTGCGATATCGTGTTCATATCGTGGACGTACAACGGGTTCCAGTTGGATATCTACTACAATAAAAGCTACAAAAACACGGTGTACTACACGTCGGAAAACCAGGAGTGGTACGTCAACAAGATCACCGAGGATCGACACGAGAAGAAATACGCGTGTTGCGACGAACCGTACCCCGATGTTACGTTCACCATACACATGAGTCGACGATCTTTGTTTTACGTGTTCAATCTCATATTCCCGTGTATGTTGATCTACGTCGTGTCGATGTTGGGTTTCTTTCTGCCGATCGAGTCCGGCGAAAAAGTGAACCTCGAGATCACGATTCTGTTGGCGTTGGTCGTGTTTTTGATGATAATCGGCGAAACGTTGCCGCCGACCCCTGACGCTATTCCATTACTAG gtatGTTGTTCGGCACGACGATGTTGATGGTTTCGGTCGCATTGATAATGGGCGTTATCGTTACGAACATACATTTAAGGCGTTATTCCGATCAAGAAGTCCCGGCGTTCGTGCGTAGAATATTCCTGCGATGTAAATGCCATCGCAAATCGAAAGTAAAAGTGCGCACTAGCATGCCGAACAGGGACACAATAGAACTGGACGCGCTGGCGTCTAACGGCACGGAGACCGAGGCGTTAGCCCCGAATACACCGCGTAGTCGCATGAACGGCACTCTGAAGCGGGATGTGACCGGTCATAGGTTAGCGTACGCGTCGCGGGAGGGCAGTATCACGGACATTGATCAAGAGGTCGTCCTACCGCTGAGGTCGAGTATCGCCACGCATTGTAAATGTCACGGACCGGAAGGTTGGACGGCCTGCGCTAAGTTCCTCGATCGGTTGTTTTTCTGGATGTTTTTCACGGCCAGTGTGCTGgcgttctttttcattttctaccaGGTACCCATACACGTTTTCAGAGACCCGAAACCGCCGTCTTGA